The window tataattaaatatatttttaacccTATTTTACTTTGATAGTGACTCCATTTGATGTTGTGAAAATCCGCCTTCAATCTCAAGCTAAGCCATCAAATTTCACAAAAggacattgttttgtttattgtaatGGGCTGATGGATCATTTGTGTTCGTGTGTGAATGGATTGACTCATTCCTCTGAGTGGTACAAGAGACCTAGCCATTTCAATGGGACATTTGTAAGTTGATAATGACaatcagaaaaataaaagatgttCATGTCATTTAAAACTGTAATAATTGTGTTTCTgggttaattaatttaaaaattatcctATCTGTCATATTGACAttagatttttgaaataaaaattgctTCTTTGAATTTGAATAAAGATTTTCATATCTGGCGgaaaaatataattaactaGCTTTTTGCAAGTGATATAAAGCTAAGTGTATTTGACGATATATTGTAATTTTGTAAAACTGTTACACTTGAAATAATTTTGATTATTTAATTGATAACAGGGATCTTACAATATAGCCTTCATGACATTATTTGGTTTATCTATTTATGTCCAAATCTCTCCTCTtacttttttctattttgtcccCTACACATATCACTTGTCTATATGCTTATACATTTCTAGAattgtggggttttttttgttgttttttttaggatgCTATGATAAAGATATCCAGAAATGAAGGAATTACTTCCCTTTGGAGTGGCCTTCCTCCTACTCTGTAAGTTATTCAAATACTGACAATTTTACAACGTAATCTAAtctacagattttttttttagatattactATTAATAAACTTTACAACTTATTTATTCAAGAAAAAGAACTTGCAGAAAACTAAATTTCCATATAAAAATGGGACATTGAAGTTGTTGGCAAATACTTGCTTAATAGAAAAATTTGTATAGTACTGCATAAAAgcatgaattaattttttcaattttttttgtagtttgaaCATCTCATAGTCATATTTAAGAAATATCtagtttgaattattttttattttttttagctagaAATTACTTTTACTAATGTTTTAGTAACTTTCCCAAATTTATTAACAATAAACTGTGCAATGTTTAATAGAACCTAGAAGCACTTTAGTATCAAAAACACCTCCGTTGGAAATTTTCCTTGTTGACTGTTGACAAGTGTTATTCTCAATTAAACTATGACTTCTTGTTGCATTACTTCAGTTTTCTGTGGGATACATTGATGTTTGGACACAGAGGTTCTGAAACTTGTTTACCCTTTAAATAGTCAGAAGTGAGAAGgctacataaatgcatattatttatatttcaaatgtaaaaaaaaacattttgttaaaggagtttttaattgaaatagtaacatatgtttaaaatttataaaaaaatgactTGGGTGAACATGATGAAATTTTATGACTTTAGATTACGTCCAGCTCAATATTTGTAAATAGCAGCAGCAAATCTCCTCAAGCATGAATTTCTATGTTAGTTTCTTGTTGAGGTTAATTACAGCACTGAATCTACATTCTACCAAAGAAGAAGATGGGAAAGCAGTGAAAAACTTCTCTACAGTCTACAATGCAGGATATAATATTGTAATTTGCTTTGTAACCAGACTTTGTGGTATTGTTGTGAATTCCTTACTAGGATTATAGTTtaattgtacttgacaaatAACGTACTAGTACTTCTTTCAATAACTGAAAGAGACGCCAGAGAtgaattaacaacaaaaaatataactttaataaaagtcATTCGGGTCTCTGTATCTGATGACAGCGCACCAAACGTTAactaaatgaatatatacataattataaaacTGACTCACATCATACGACTAGGCTCCATAACTCAGGCctctaacaacaacaataacaaaactcaaGCACCGTCACTCTGTCCCAACCAATGGACCaatgaaaaaaatagtaaaaataataaatgaacatAGAATTCCTTGAATCTTATAACCCAGGTTGTATCAACTGCTGTTTACAATCCTATATACAAACATAATCACCACAGGTATCCTTGTTCAAACATTGGTTTGAAGTTCCTTATTTTtggatatttcaataagctACACCTCTATTTGAATGGATTCATCTGTGACTGGGATCTAAGTTTCTCTTCCCGCAAAAGGGCATGATACCCGGTTGGGAATATCCAAAtgaagaatgtcttcaaatctttggtttagattgtcattaaatagatctagtatgtaATACACAGTATTGAGGGTGAGctgattattattcaaattatctgGTCAGATAAACTGGTTTTATAGcgaagaaataattttaattgtatacagtTTTCAATTTTCTTTGGACCCCCTACAGTCGTCTCAGGTATgtggaccacagtttgagaagcattgatttgacagatatatataataatatacaatACTGCAATGTAGACTCTTTGTCTTGATCATATTACTGAAAACTTTGCTTACCTTGAAAGTCACATCCTGACCTCCACTACCACGTGTCAGAAATACTATGATGGTTCTATGGCTCATTTGTTTCAAGAATTGCTTTTTTGGTTTACTAACTACTTGAATTGAATTGggttaacaattattttcattttgtttattcattactttttgaatttgtgaaataatcctttttttttatgggtCAGACCTGATGCTTTGATAAGAACATGAATCATTGAACAATAGTAATGCTGGGGAATTAAATTTAGGGGATTTAGCAGAAATATAGATTAGGATATTTATTGTGTTATTCATAATATTTGTATGACAGAAACAGCAGTTGAATCAGTTTCTGACAATTTATCAAAGCAACCCATACATTTTAAGCTAACATTTATAATCTCATTAAGTAAGAAGACATTATAACCATAATAAGATATTCTAGTCATAATATTTTTCtaacagtgtttttttttttaatgtcttctaTCTTGTTATCATTTAGGAATAGAATAGCCAAAAAACTTAACTAGCAATGTTTCAATTTTCCAATTTTAGAGTGATGGCTTTGCCTGCCACTGTAGTCTATTTCACCTGCTATGAACAATTGAAACAATGTTTGAGATATGACAGTAATGTCCACACTGACAGGTGGAAGCCTTTGGCTGCTGGTGCCACTGCCAGAGGTATGGAAAGAAGAATCCATTATGCCTCTAAATACTTTGTATTAATagcatataaataataaaaaaaaaatgtgtgtgtgactgtccTATCAGTATTTTATTTGCAATATGTAACATACACATTGATAATCTCACCTTACAAATACTCTATGCTAATTTTAGGAAACTATTTGACAGTTTCATATTTCTGGAATTACATATTGGAAACTAAGTACATTATGATTGGAGTATTCCCAAGGGAATGAAAGTCTAGAAAATGAGCTATAAAGTCTGACTTGCTTTTGAGGAAAATCTGAatgaaaaatgtttactttaatcCTTATTATATAACTGCCTAAGAATTGatttcaatttattattattttttttacttaggtaAATTAGCTAACTACACTATTTTAGTATTTCACAGTTATACCAttgaatatatttcattttaaatgtgTCTAATTAAACATATAAAGATGtcaattaacatttattttgtcaagaatgaaataaactttttttacaactaaGTGAGGCCCGTACTGAAAAGTTGAGTTTGTCTTTATCTGATGTAGATGTTTCAGCAATTTTGTGATAATGTTATGAATGTCATCTTCAGTCTGGGCAGCCACTCTGATCAGCCCTATAGAATTGATTCGCACCAAAATGCAGTCCACACGTTTCACATACACACAAGTTTGGAAATCTGTTGTTGACTCTGTTAGAGTGGATGGAATTTTGTCTTTATGGCGTGGCTTGGGGCCTACATTGTTGAGAGATGTCCCCTTTTCAGGTAATGGCTGCTGTTAAAGCAAATGTGTCTTTAAACTGTTTTCTGatttcagatttaaaaaatcttattgaCCTCTAAAACTAGCACTATGAAATTGTGAGAGATGCTTGTATAGTCTACCCCTTAAACTGTGCTTATAGaagcttttgtttattttcattggaagtaatttttttttaaatgtcttttgatTATGTTTCAGCTCTCTACTGGTCCAACTATGAAGCTCTTAAGGCCTATATCATTTACACTTGGCCACGGTCTGATCCAACTCTATCTTTTGTTGAATCCTTCATGTGTGGAGCTGCTTCAGGCTCTGTAAGAACTTTTTACATGGAACTTAATTAAGTTTTAACTGATAGAGCAgttttgttaactttttttttttgtttcaaaagattAATTTGCATCATTGAATGGTGCATGTTCtttgtaaactattttaaaacaatcctTAATCCAATAgcccaggggtgggcaacatttctgtatcgagggccgcattaaaaaaagtttgtgaatGGCgggcagcatatatatatatatatatatatatatata of the Biomphalaria glabrata chromosome 11, xgBioGlab47.1, whole genome shotgun sequence genome contains:
- the LOC106051134 gene encoding probable mitochondrial glutathione transporter SLC25A40 — its product is MRFLTTGDAVDKHPNNTIIISPTEQMLSSCTGALMTSLLMTPFDVVKIRLQSQAKPSNFTKGHCFVYCNGLMDHLCSCVNGLTHSSEWYKRPSHFNGTFDAMIKISRNEGITSLWSGLPPTLVMALPATVVYFTCYEQLKQCLRYDSNVHTDRWKPLAAGATARVWAATLISPIELIRTKMQSTRFTYTQVWKSVVDSVRVDGILSLWRGLGPTLLRDVPFSALYWSNYEALKAYIIYTWPRSDPTLSFVESFMCGAASGSIAAVITLPFDVIKTRRQIELGETVLLGKKSETRSTWKIIHKIYSGEGFRALYTGLIPRLLKVAPSCAIMISSYESLKYFFIVRRKRLAEEGQLSVNVPKNTDMIQPLPLSKPGDLPPPYLLSGGRKPFEVAGTTQHETDRNS